The DNA sequence TGAAGGTCGGAACTCCAAAGGTAAAGGTGGTTCGGCTCGTCAGAGACAACGTAAGAAACAAATGCAGGTTCTGCGGCAAAAGCTCAAAGAGCAAAGTGATACCAAAGACCAAAGCAACCAAAAAAAACGAGGAAGAGAGTTCAATGTCTCTTCCTCGTTTTTTTTATGTGCTTAATCGCGTGAAACGGCTGAGCCCAACTATTTAGCGGGAGCTAAGACTCCATCTCGCCACACTTGAATCAACCGATCAGAACCACCGCTGGCCAGAGTTTGGCCGTCAGGGCTGAAGGCAACCGACTGTACCCAATCTGTATGCCCAGTCAGGGTAGTAATCATTTCTCCTGTCTCCAGATTCCACAGTCTAACCGCGTCTCGACCCGCACTGGCTAAGATTCTGCCGTTAGGGTTCACCTCAACATCAGTGACCCAATTGTTATGTCCCGCTAGAGTTTGTCGCAATTCGCCCGTTTCTGGATTCCAGACTTTAATGGTTGTATCTCGACTAGCGCTGATTAAGGATGAACTGTCGGGTGTAAAGGCTAGAGAGTTAACCACCCCTGTGTGGCCTGGGAGGGTTTGTAGTAGCTGCCCACTGGCCAAATCCCACAGCTTCACCACGCCATTGTCTTCTCCGCTAGCTAGGTATTGCCCAGAAGGACTAATGGCTAGGGAATATACTTCATGGCGCTCATCCTCAAGCGTGTACAAAGGGCGTTGTCTTTGTAAATCCCAGAGTTTAATTCCGTCTAAACCGCCGCTGACTAAGGTTTGACCGTCAGGACTAATAGCGAGTGCCAAAATGTGGCTGGAGTGGTCTAAGAAAATACGAGTCGATTGTTTTGTCTTCAGATTCCAAAGGTTCAAAATATAGTCGGTACCACCGCTAGCTAAGGTTTGACCATCCGGAGTCAGGGCTAGCGATGCCACCATTGTCTGATGGACTCGCAACGTCATTGCCTCTCTGCCGCGCTGGAGATTCCAAACCTTAATTCTGGCGTCGTTGTAGCTACCGCCACTAAATAGCGTCTGACCATCTGGACTAAATAAAAGCACATCAACTGCTCCTTTATGTCCTTCAAGGGTCTGAACTAACTGGGGTTGTCTCCAATCGCCACTAGTGGGGGCATTCGTGACGGTGTTAGCGGCTACTTCACTCGCTACAGGAGGTGCGGGTAGAGCTTGACTGATGCTAACGCCTTGTATAGGGCAGACTACCCCGATGCAAACTGCTCCCCAAAATGCCAACCGCTTATGAAGAAATACACGCAGAGGAAAGCTGGGAGACGGGTGTTTCATAGTTCGATTGAATATTGGGGCAGATTGTTTGATGAATCCGATGGACTGGGGGCTGTTCTTCCCAACCCGAAAGAATTCCTTGTAGTTCATCTTCTAGAGTTTTGAGCGCTTCGATTTGCTGAGCGATCGCAGCCAACTTAGTCTGCAAGCGTTGCTTGACTTCACCACAAGGCAGTTGTCCCTGGTCGTGCACACCCAAAACCTCATGAATTTCACTTAAGCTCAACCCTAAAGCTTGAGCCCGCTTAATAAAAGCCAAGCGATTCAGCACTGAACGGTCAAACAGACGATACCCTACCTCAGAACGTTCCACAGTTGGCGTCAGTAAGCCAATTTCTTCGTAGTAACGAATCGTTTTGACAGGTAACCCACTCTGAGTGGCAACCTCACCGATCTTAAGGAGTTGCTTGATAGTCGGAGCCATGACGGTACAGAGCTTTAGCCCTAAAAAAGACCTATCTAAGAAAAATAAGAAGTAAATTTAGTGGGGTGGGTTTTTCTTGGAAACCGATAACATGGGGAGTTGCGGTCGGGAGGAGCGGGATGGCAAGTAATATTGGGGCACTTGATCGGGTTGTTCTTCCTCTTGGCGGTGCATCAACCACCAACGCAGGGCGATCGCGAGGCCCACGGTTCCCAGACCAAAGCTAAAGAGAGACCAGCGACTATCAAGCCCGCCAATCGCAGCATCTACAGCACCCACCGTAATAATAAAACTTGAGATGGGCTCCTTACGGTAAGCTGCCCTAAAAAACCGAGGCCATACAGCATTCATCACAGTATTTCTCTGGCTCAACGTATCAAGAAGTTTAGAGTTTTAAATGAAGTAAAACAGTTAGAAGTTACGTGATTCAGTTTAGTGGGAGTTCTTATTTCTAATTTAGACGCATCCCACAACTTATGCAGAATTATAGAAAAAACTGTCTAGGTCGATAAGTATTTATACTACCCTTTATCATCTCTTTATCTTAGTCTTCCCAAGCCTTTCCAGCCCTTCCCCATTTGAACTAGCCTCTTTTAATTGCTGCTGAGGTGCCGATTCAGTCAGCATCAGCCGAGGCCAAGGTAAGAGGAAGAACTGGCAAGTCGAGATATTAGCGCAGTCCTAGCCAAGTCAAAACGCCTTGCCCAGTTACATATTCGATGGCAACGGCGATCGCAAAACCAAGCATAGCGGCTCGACCATTTAAGCGTTCTGCATATTCTGTAAAGCCGACTTTAGGTTCAGCCAATTTGGGAGTTGTAGTGGGTTGTAGTTGAGTCATTGCTTCAAAAAAATTGACGACAGTTCTGCTAATTCAGTCCAAGTGTAAAGCAGCGATTGAGAAATCTTACTCAGGAGGTAAGCCTTAAGGTAGAACTTTTGGCTGCTTTTGACACTATTTACAATTCTTTACCTCTTTTATCTATTTTAAGGGGGGCTGTCTTGGCGTCAACTCATCCTTTTGGATCAAGACCGAGTGGCGATCGCTCAAGCTCAGTCCCTACTTTGATTCCCAGCTACTTTTGTGGCCAGATTAAGCTAGAAGCATAGGGCATTCAGAGGTTTCATATGGAAATCGGCGTTCCCAAGGAAACAAAAGACCAAGAGTTTCGAGTGGGGTTGAGTCCAAGTAGTGTTCGCGTCCTGGCAGACAATGGGCATACCCTTTTTGTCGAAACCCAGGCTGGGATGGGAGCAGGCTTTACCGATGCTGACTATGTCCAAGTAGGAGCAAGAATTGTTCCCAGCGCCGAAGCCGCCTGGAATCGGGAGTTGGTGATTAAGGTCAAAGAACCGCTATCGCCGGAATATCAGTTTTTGCAAAAAGGCCAACTACTTTTTACCTACTTGCATTTAGCCGCCGATCGCGAACTGACTGAGCATTTGATCAGCTCTGGTGTGACTGCGATCGCCTATGAAACGGTAGAGACCCCAGATCGGAAATTGCCTTTGCTAACCCCCATGAGCATTATTGCTGGGCGGCTATCTGTACAGTTTGGAGCGCGATTTCTGGAGCGGCAACAAGGCGGACGCGGCGTTTTACTAGGAGGAGTGCCAGGTGTGCGTCCGGGGCAGGTAGTAATCTTGGGTGGAGGGGTGGTAGGAACTGAAGCCGCCCGTATTGCTGTGGGTTTAGGCGCTCAGGTGCAAATTTTAGATGTGAGTGTAGACCGTTTAGCTTATTTAGAAACTTTATTTGGTTCCCGTGTGGAACTGCTCTACAGCAACTCCTTACAAATTGAGACCGTTGTACCAGAAGCCGATTTGTTGATTGGGGCTGTGTTGGTGCCCGGTCGGCGTGCGCCCATTCTCGTGGCTCAGTCTTTGGTTGCCAAAATGCGGCCTGGTTCAGTGATCGTGGATGTGGCAGTGGATCAAGGCGGTTGCATCGAAACCATGCGGCCAACTTCCCATAGCTATCCCACCTACGTCGAGGCAGGAGTGGTTCATTATGGCGTACCGAATATGCCTGGAGCTGTGCCCTGGACCGCCACGCAAGCCCTCAACAACAGCACCTTACCCTACGTGCTGAAGCTGGCCAATTATGGCTTAGCCGCATTGGATTTAGACCCAGTTTTAGCTAAGGGTCTCAACGTGCAAAACCAGCGGCTAGTTCATCCTGCTGTGCAGGAAATGTTTTCTGATTTGGTGCATTGAGAGGGATTGAACTACAGGTGACTGAATCATAGGAGGGCGATCGCGGCACCCCCGTTCCCCTCCTATGATTCAGAAACTTTAACTCTCCAGGGTTGAAGTTTTCTTCTTAGAGCTACTAGTGCCTGATTTTTTCGTGGTAGCCTTGCGAGTTTTGGTTTGGCTGGTGCCCGTTTCGCTTTTAGTTGTCTCGCTCTTAGTTGTCTCTTTCTTAGCTGCTGCCGACTTACTTGCCGACTTGCTTGCCGACTTTTTCGTGCCACTGGCAGCCTTGGTGGACTTGCGCCCCGACTTACTGGTTGACTCCTTGGTACCTAATAGCTCCAGAGCCGCTTCTAACGTGATCGACTCTACCGCTTGGTCTTCGGGCACCGAGACATTGGTCTTGCCGTGCTTGATGTAAGGGCCATAGGGGCCATCGTAAATATTGATCGGCTCCTCATCGGCAGGATGAGCACCGAGCGATCGCAGCGATTCTTTAGATTTGCTACGAGCACCCCGGCGACCTGCTTTTGGCTCAGCCAGCAATTCCAAAGCGCGGTCTAGAGGAATCGTCAGTACATCATCTTCCGCTTTTAAGGAGCGATACTCTTTGCCTTCCTTCCCTTGGTCATGCACTACATAAGGGCCAAATCGTCCCAGCCCAGCTTGAATTCTGCCGCTTGTCTCTGGGTGAGTGCCTAAGGTGCGGGGGAGAGACAACAAGCCCACCGCCATCTCTAGGGTGACATCCTCCATGCCCACCCCTTTAGGTAGTGAAGCCCGCTTCGGCTCCGCATTGGTTTCCCCCAAATCTCCCAACTGGACATAGGGACCAAAGGGACCAATGCGTAGATAAATCGGCTCTCCCGTGTCAGGTTGCAGCCCTAGCTTATCGGGTCCCTCGGTTTTTTGGCGCAGTAGCACCTCAACTTGAGCAGGGTCTAGGTCAGCAGGCGTTAAATCTTGAGGAATTGTAGCTTTAACGATCGCATCATCTTTCTCGGTTTCCAGGTAAGCACCGTAACGACCAATGCGGATTTTAGCCGCCAGATCTTCTAGCTCAATGGTGCGGGCTTCTGTGGGATCAATTTGACTTTCCTGTTCTTTAACTTGCGTTTCTAAACCCGCTTTTCCGAGATAGAACTCCTTGAGGTAAGGCAACCACTTCACCTCACCTGTGGAAATTTCATCCAGGGTTTGCTCCATCCGAGCGGTGAAGCTGGTATCAACCAGATCAGGGAAGTGCTTTTCTAATAACGTGGTGACGGCAAAGGCAGTAAACGTGGGCACTAGGGCATTGCTGACCATCTGAGCATAACCCCGGTCAATAATGGTGCCGATAATGCTGGCGTAGGTGCTAGGCCGACCAATCCCTTCACTTTCCAAGGTTTTCACCAAAGAAGCTTCGGTGTAACGAGCGGGAGGTTGGGTTTCGTGACCGATCGCCTCTAAAGCTTTGCAAGCGGGCTTGTCACCCACCTTGAGCGTGGGCAGAATCACTTCGCGATCCTCGATCGCCGCGTCGGGATCATCCGAACCTTCAACATAAGCCCGGAAGAAACCAGGGAAGTCGATGCGCTTACCACTAGCTCGGAACCCCGCCTCTTCCACCTGAATTTGCACTGTGATGTGCGTCTGACGCGCTTCTGCCATTTGGGTGGCGACGGTGCGCTTCCAAATCAAGTCATACAGTTGAAATTCCGCCCCTTTCAGTCCGGTTTCTTGGGGAGTGCGGAAACTACTTCCGGCGGGACGAATCGCTTCGTGGGCTTCTTGCGCCCCTTTGCTTTTGGTGGAGTATTTTCGGAGTTCGGGGCTGAGATAAGCCTCACCATACATACTTTCTACACAAGCTCGAGCTGCCGCGATCGCCTGCTGCGACAAATTCACTGAGTCCGTCCGCATGTAGGTGATAAAGCCTTGCTCATAGAGGCTTTGGGCCACCCGCATTGTATCCCTGGCCGAGAGGCGGAGTTTGCGGTTCGATTCCTGTTGCAGAGTAGAAGTGGTAAAGGGGGGTGCAGGCTTGCGAGTAACAGGCCGTTCTTCGATATTAGAAACGGTCCAAGGCTTGTTAGTGATTTGCTCTTGCAGTGCTCTGGCTTCAGCTTCATTCAGCAAGAGGACGTTGCGACCCGCCGCAATTTGCCCTGTCGCTTCGTCAAAGTCGCTGCCTGTCGCCAAGCGCTGACCTCGCAGCGTCACCAGTCGGGCTTCAAACGCACTTTTATCTTTTTCTAGGCTGGCTTTGAGATCCCAGTAAGTTCCTTGACGGAAGGCCCGACGCTGCCGCTCCCGTCTCACCAGAAGCCGCACTGCTACAGATTGCACCCGTCCAGCCGACAAACCCCAAGCAATTTTTTTCCACAGCAACGGCGAGAGGGTATAGCCCACCAACCGATCTAAGATCCGCCGCGTTTCCTGCGCCCGAACTAGCTTCTCGTCTACAGTGCGACAATTTTTCAGCGCTTCCTTGATCGCTTCTTGGGTGATCTCATGGAACACCATGCGCTTGATCGGCACCTTGGGCTGCAAGAGCTGAAGTAAATGCCAGCTAATGCTTTCTCCCTCGCGGTCTTCGTCCGTTGCCAGTATCAACTCATCGGCTTCTTTGAGCGCGTCTTTGAGAGCCTTGACTATTTTTTTCTTGTCTTTGGGCACCACATAGAGCGGCTCGAATTCCGATTCGATATTCACTCCCAGCTTTGCCCATTTTTCTTCCTTGACGTTAGCGGGGATTTCGCTCGCCGATTGCGGCAGATCGCGCACATGTCCCATTGACGCTTCCACTCGGTAGCCTGCGGGCAAGTAGTTGCGAATGGTGCGTGCTTTGGTAGGAGATTCGACAATGACCAGGGTTGACATGGGATCGTTTAACTTCAGGCAAAGTGGTAGCGAAGCTAAGTAGTCTTGGACATGCAGGATTTCATCTGGGATGCCAAGCCTAAGTAGCAAGGACTGATGGCGAAAACGGGGAGACTAGCGAAAAGTTAGCTTAACTAGATAGCGATCGCTTCATCCTAAAAGAGGACTCCCTGAAAGCAGCCTCCCTGACAAAGGAGGACTTCAGGAGAGCTGTAAGTGGAGGCGACATTCAACATGTCTTGACTCTACTTATAACCAATATGGGTGGAATCCTCAGTTTTGACAAAAGTTTTTGTGTTTATCTCCCTGAGACGCGAATCGTTGCAGCGGAGCGGGGAAGTTAGCTAAGCCAGGACGCAGATAAGCTAGAAAGCCAAGCTAGTCTTAGATTCGCTCTTCATCCATGAGTTCGACGGAGGGCAAAAATTCCAACTTTCTCGTGAATTGTGAACAAA is a window from the Trichocoleus desertorum ATA4-8-CV12 genome containing:
- a CDS encoding WD40 repeat domain-containing protein; the protein is MKHPSPSFPLRVFLHKRLAFWGAVCIGVVCPIQGVSISQALPAPPVASEVAANTVTNAPTSGDWRQPQLVQTLEGHKGAVDVLLFSPDGQTLFSGGSYNDARIKVWNLQRGREAMTLRVHQTMVASLALTPDGQTLASGGTDYILNLWNLKTKQSTRIFLDHSSHILALAISPDGQTLVSGGLDGIKLWDLQRQRPLYTLEDERHEVYSLAISPSGQYLASGEDNGVVKLWDLASGQLLQTLPGHTGVVNSLAFTPDSSSLISASRDTTIKVWNPETGELRQTLAGHNNWVTDVEVNPNGRILASAGRDAVRLWNLETGEMITTLTGHTDWVQSVAFSPDGQTLASGGSDRLIQVWRDGVLAPAK
- a CDS encoding heavy metal-responsive transcriptional regulator, with translation MAPTIKQLLKIGEVATQSGLPVKTIRYYEEIGLLTPTVERSEVGYRLFDRSVLNRLAFIKRAQALGLSLSEIHEVLGVHDQGQLPCGEVKQRLQTKLAAIAQQIEALKTLEDELQGILSGWEEQPPVHRIHQTICPNIQSNYETPVSQLSSACISS
- the ald gene encoding alanine dehydrogenase, translating into MEIGVPKETKDQEFRVGLSPSSVRVLADNGHTLFVETQAGMGAGFTDADYVQVGARIVPSAEAAWNRELVIKVKEPLSPEYQFLQKGQLLFTYLHLAADRELTEHLISSGVTAIAYETVETPDRKLPLLTPMSIIAGRLSVQFGARFLERQQGGRGVLLGGVPGVRPGQVVILGGGVVGTEAARIAVGLGAQVQILDVSVDRLAYLETLFGSRVELLYSNSLQIETVVPEADLLIGAVLVPGRRAPILVAQSLVAKMRPGSVIVDVAVDQGGCIETMRPTSHSYPTYVEAGVVHYGVPNMPGAVPWTATQALNNSTLPYVLKLANYGLAALDLDPVLAKGLNVQNQRLVHPAVQEMFSDLVH
- the topA gene encoding type I DNA topoisomerase, with product MSTLVIVESPTKARTIRNYLPAGYRVEASMGHVRDLPQSASEIPANVKEEKWAKLGVNIESEFEPLYVVPKDKKKIVKALKDALKEADELILATDEDREGESISWHLLQLLQPKVPIKRMVFHEITQEAIKEALKNCRTVDEKLVRAQETRRILDRLVGYTLSPLLWKKIAWGLSAGRVQSVAVRLLVRRERQRRAFRQGTYWDLKASLEKDKSAFEARLVTLRGQRLATGSDFDEATGQIAAGRNVLLLNEAEARALQEQITNKPWTVSNIEERPVTRKPAPPFTTSTLQQESNRKLRLSARDTMRVAQSLYEQGFITYMRTDSVNLSQQAIAAARACVESMYGEAYLSPELRKYSTKSKGAQEAHEAIRPAGSSFRTPQETGLKGAEFQLYDLIWKRTVATQMAEARQTHITVQIQVEEAGFRASGKRIDFPGFFRAYVEGSDDPDAAIEDREVILPTLKVGDKPACKALEAIGHETQPPARYTEASLVKTLESEGIGRPSTYASIIGTIIDRGYAQMVSNALVPTFTAFAVTTLLEKHFPDLVDTSFTARMEQTLDEISTGEVKWLPYLKEFYLGKAGLETQVKEQESQIDPTEARTIELEDLAAKIRIGRYGAYLETEKDDAIVKATIPQDLTPADLDPAQVEVLLRQKTEGPDKLGLQPDTGEPIYLRIGPFGPYVQLGDLGETNAEPKRASLPKGVGMEDVTLEMAVGLLSLPRTLGTHPETSGRIQAGLGRFGPYVVHDQGKEGKEYRSLKAEDDVLTIPLDRALELLAEPKAGRRGARSKSKESLRSLGAHPADEEPINIYDGPYGPYIKHGKTNVSVPEDQAVESITLEAALELLGTKESTSKSGRKSTKAASGTKKSASKSASKSAAAKKETTKSETTKSETGTSQTKTRKATTKKSGTSSSKKKTSTLES